The stretch of DNA CATTTATGTTGTATATTACGCTATATGATCCGACTTTATTTGTGTCTACAGGATCGTCGCTAATGATCTGGGCAGAGATGTCCCCGTCTTCCCTGTCAAATTCTGCTGCTCCGGGATCAAAGTAATTCGCCCCAATACTGATATCAATATTCTCAGAGCCAGTAATTGTAATTACAGGCTTTTTATTTTCAGTTCCAATATCAGAAGGATTGGATGATTTGTTATTTGAACATCCGGATATTGTTAATAATATGAAAAAATAATATATATAATCGCATGCTAGGCTCCGTTTGTTTGTCTCTAAAATAATTAACTGTTAAAACTATTCAATAATAATTTAATACTGTATCCTATCTTTGACGTCAATAAGCCGATTGCATTTTATTTTAATTTTACTGCTTACAAGAAACGGGAATGTCCCATTGAATGTTGTAAATTAGGTGGCGTCTCCAAGCCCATTATTAGATAATGGGCCAATAAGAAATATAATTTAAAGGCGATACCCACGGTGTATAACAATAAAAAGGGGTAATTAAAGATCAAGTTAGTATTATTGATATTGAAGAAGATGTATTAAACAAAGAGATAGAGGATTCTTTATTTAATCAGATAATATCATTAGGTATAAGATCTTTCCCAGACAAATTATCAGGTCGATTCTGGGAAGTATCAATGGAGGTAAAGATAAAGGAACTCACACAATATCTCAGGGGCCGGGTGCACTATTTTGGTATAGCTGTAACCTGCCAGACATCAGTGGATCTTGACCAATGGATTCGTCGACGTTTTCGAATGTGCTTTTGGAAGCAATGGCGCAGACCACGCACGAAAGTACGGAATCTGATTAAACTTGGAGTCTCAACTAAATTAGCGGTTAGTTGCGGTATTACAAGCAAGGGATATTGGCATAGTGCAAAGACAG from Spirochaetota bacterium encodes:
- a CDS encoding group II intron maturase-specific domain-containing protein — encoded protein: MEVKIKELTQYLRGRVHYFGIAVTCQTSVDLDQWIRRRFRMCFWKQWRRPRTKVRNLIKLGVSTKLAVSCGITSKGYWHSAKTEGIQIAYSNNWLKEQGLISLRDIWISLR